Proteins from a genomic interval of Erwinia sp. SLM-02:
- the dxs gene encoding 1-deoxy-D-xylulose-5-phosphate synthase, with amino-acid sequence MSFEPGKYPTLALAETVQELRLLPKESLPKLCDELRQYLLDSVSRSSGHFASGLGVVELTVALHYVYNTPFDQLVWDVGHQAYPHKILTGRRDRIGTIRQKNGLHPFPWRDESEYDVLNVGHSSTSISAGLGMAVAAGKEGKDRRTACIIGDGAITAGMAFEAMNHAGDIKADLLVILNDNEMSISENVGALNNRLAQLLSGKTYARLREGGKKVLTGLPPIKELVKRTEEHLKGMVVPGTLFEELGFNYIGPVDGHDVLALVQTLRNMRALKGPQFLHIMTKKGKGYAPAEQDPITWHAVPKFDPASGLLPKSAEGLPSYSKIFGQWLCETAAQDEKLMAVTPAMREGSGMVTFSREYPKQYFDVAIAEQHAVTFAAGLAIGGYKPVVAIYSTFLQRAYDQLIHDVAIQKLPVLFAIDRGGIVGADGQTHQGAFDIAFMRCIPNLVIMTPSDENECRQMLYTGYHYQDGPSAVRYPRGTGTGATLEPLASLPLGKGVVKRQGEKLAILNFGTLLPEATAAAEALNATLVDMRFVKPLDDALILELAATHDALVTLEEGSIKGGAGSGVNELLMAKRKPVPVLNLGLPDVFIPQGTQEEIRTDFQLDAAGIQQQISGWLQQ; translated from the coding sequence ATGAGTTTTGAACCTGGAAAATACCCGACGCTGGCGCTGGCAGAAACGGTGCAAGAGTTACGTTTGCTACCGAAAGAGAGCCTGCCAAAACTCTGTGATGAGCTGCGCCAGTATCTGCTCGACAGCGTGAGCCGCTCCAGCGGCCACTTTGCTTCAGGCCTGGGCGTTGTGGAACTGACCGTTGCGCTGCACTACGTCTACAACACGCCTTTCGACCAGCTGGTGTGGGACGTTGGCCATCAGGCCTATCCGCATAAAATCCTGACGGGTCGCCGCGATCGCATCGGCACCATCCGCCAGAAAAACGGCCTGCATCCGTTCCCGTGGCGCGATGAAAGTGAGTACGACGTGCTTAACGTCGGTCACTCTTCAACCTCTATCAGCGCCGGGCTGGGCATGGCCGTTGCCGCCGGTAAAGAAGGCAAGGATCGTCGTACCGCCTGTATTATTGGTGATGGCGCAATCACGGCCGGCATGGCGTTTGAAGCGATGAATCATGCGGGTGACATTAAAGCCGACCTGCTGGTGATCCTTAACGACAACGAAATGTCGATCTCTGAAAACGTTGGCGCCCTGAATAACCGCCTCGCCCAGCTGCTTTCCGGCAAAACCTACGCGCGCCTGCGCGAAGGCGGCAAGAAGGTGCTGACCGGCCTGCCGCCGATCAAAGAGCTGGTAAAACGCACCGAAGAACACCTGAAAGGCATGGTGGTCCCAGGCACGCTGTTTGAAGAGCTGGGCTTTAACTATATCGGCCCGGTTGACGGCCACGACGTGCTGGCGCTGGTGCAGACCCTGCGCAATATGCGTGCGCTAAAAGGGCCACAGTTCCTGCACATTATGACCAAAAAGGGCAAAGGCTACGCGCCCGCCGAGCAGGATCCCATTACCTGGCACGCGGTGCCGAAGTTCGATCCGGCCAGCGGCCTGCTGCCGAAAAGCGCCGAAGGCCTGCCGTCCTATTCAAAAATTTTCGGCCAGTGGCTGTGTGAAACCGCCGCGCAGGACGAAAAGCTGATGGCGGTGACCCCGGCAATGCGCGAAGGGTCAGGCATGGTGACCTTCTCACGCGAATACCCTAAACAGTATTTCGACGTGGCCATCGCCGAGCAGCACGCCGTCACGTTTGCGGCCGGCCTGGCGATTGGCGGCTATAAACCGGTCGTGGCGATCTACTCGACGTTCCTGCAGCGCGCTTACGATCAGCTGATCCACGATGTGGCAATCCAGAAACTCCCGGTGCTGTTTGCCATCGATCGCGGCGGCATCGTCGGCGCTGACGGCCAGACGCATCAGGGCGCATTCGATATCGCCTTTATGCGCTGCATCCCGAACCTGGTAATCATGACGCCAAGCGATGAGAACGAGTGCCGCCAGATGCTTTATACCGGCTATCACTATCAGGATGGCCCGAGTGCGGTGCGTTACCCGCGCGGCACCGGCACCGGCGCTACCCTTGAGCCGCTGGCTTCACTGCCGCTGGGCAAAGGCGTCGTTAAGCGTCAGGGTGAGAAGCTGGCCATCCTCAACTTCGGTACCCTGTTACCGGAGGCCACGGCCGCGGCAGAAGCCCTGAACGCCACGCTGGTCGATATGCGCTTTGTTAAACCGCTGGATGATGCGCTGATTCTGGAACTGGCAGCCACTCACGATGCACTGGTAACGCTGGAAGAAGGGTCAATCAAAGGCGGTGCCGGTAGCGGCGTGAACGAGCTGCTGATGGCGAAGCGCAAACCGGTGCCGGTGCTGAACCTTGGCCTGCCGGACGTGTTTATTCCCCAGGGGACTCAGGAAGAAATCCGCACGGACTTCCAGCTGGATGCCGCCGGTATCCAGCAGCAAATCTCCGGATGGCTGCAGCAGTAA
- the ispA gene encoding (2E,6E)-farnesyl diphosphate synthase, whose product MDFIALQQAHHQRVNAALQGFIAALPFQSTPLVNAIEYGALLGGKRLRPFLVYATGQMLHADDSALDAPAAAVECIHAYSLIHDDLPAMDDDSLRRGQPTCHIKFGEDTAILAGDALQTLAFSILADAPMPGVAAEYRIAMLSELAQASGVAGMCGGQALDLAAEGKLGDLAALEQIHRHKTGALIRSAVRLGALAAGERGRSALPALDRYASAIGLAFQVQDDILDVIGDTAVLGKQQGADQQLGKSTYPALMGLEGARKKAWDLYQESLSALETLAAQSYNTTPLRALAGFIIERDK is encoded by the coding sequence ATGGATTTCATCGCATTACAGCAGGCGCACCATCAGCGCGTGAATGCCGCTCTGCAGGGATTCATCGCCGCCCTGCCTTTTCAGAGCACTCCGCTGGTAAATGCCATAGAATATGGCGCATTATTAGGAGGGAAAAGGCTGCGTCCCTTCCTGGTTTATGCCACCGGACAGATGCTGCACGCCGATGACAGCGCCCTGGATGCGCCTGCGGCGGCCGTTGAATGCATTCATGCCTATTCCCTGATTCACGATGATTTACCCGCCATGGATGACGACAGTCTGCGCCGTGGTCAACCGACCTGCCATATTAAATTTGGTGAGGATACGGCGATTCTGGCGGGCGATGCTCTGCAAACGCTGGCCTTTTCTATTCTGGCCGATGCCCCAATGCCCGGCGTCGCCGCTGAGTACCGCATCGCGATGCTTTCCGAACTGGCACAGGCCAGCGGCGTCGCGGGAATGTGCGGTGGCCAGGCGCTGGATCTCGCGGCAGAAGGTAAGCTGGGTGATTTAGCTGCACTCGAACAAATCCACCGCCATAAAACCGGTGCGCTGATCCGTTCGGCCGTGCGCCTCGGTGCACTGGCAGCAGGTGAAAGGGGCCGCAGCGCCCTGCCTGCACTCGATCGTTACGCCAGTGCTATTGGGCTGGCATTCCAGGTTCAGGACGATATTCTGGATGTGATAGGTGATACCGCCGTGCTTGGCAAACAGCAGGGAGCCGATCAGCAACTGGGCAAGAGCACCTACCCGGCGCTGATGGGACTGGAAGGAGCACGGAAAAAAGCATGGGATCTCTATCAGGAGTCTCTCAGCGCATTAGAAACGCTGGCCGCGCAATCCTATAATACCACCCCGTTACGGGCGCTGGCCGGCTTCATAATTGAACGCGATAAATAG
- the xseB gene encoding exodeoxyribonuclease VII small subunit, whose amino-acid sequence MPKKSEQPASFESSLQQLEQIVTRLESGNLPLEEALNEFERGVQLARTGQQTLQQAEQRVQILLSDDKNADLTPFTPEND is encoded by the coding sequence ATGCCGAAAAAATCCGAACAGCCTGCCAGCTTTGAAAGCTCACTGCAGCAGCTGGAACAGATCGTCACCCGCCTGGAAAGCGGCAATCTTCCCCTGGAAGAGGCGCTGAATGAGTTCGAGCGGGGCGTACAGCTGGCGCGCACCGGCCAGCAAACGCTGCAGCAGGCCGAACAGCGGGTACAGATCCTGCTGAGCGACGATAAAAACGCCGATCTGACGCCCTTCACTCCGGAAAATGACTGA
- the thiI gene encoding tRNA uracil 4-sulfurtransferase ThiI: protein MKFIIKLFPEITIKSQSVRLRFIKILTGNIRNVLKHYDENLAVVRHWDHIEVRARDESQRPTIIGELTRIPGIHHILEVEDRPYTDVHNIFEQTLELSRERIEGKSFCVRVKRRGKHEFSSQDVERYVGGGLNQHVASARVQLNRPDVTVNLEIEDDRLLLITGRFEGIGGFPIGTQEDVLSLISGGFDSGVSSYMLMRRGCRVHYCFFNLGGAAHEIGVRQVAHYLWKRYGSSHRVRFVAINFEPVVGEILEKVDDGQMGVVLKRMMVRAASKVAERYGVQALVTGEALGQVSSQTLTNLRLIDNASDTLILRPLISHDKEHIINLAREIGTEDFARTMPEYCGVISKSPTVKAVKAKIEAEEQNFDFAILDRMVEEATNVDIRQIAEKTEEEVVEVETVASLGANDAVLDIRSNDEQDARPLEVEGVEVKSLPFYKLGTQFGDLDQSKTWLLYCERGVMSRLQALYLHEQGFTNVKIYRP, encoded by the coding sequence ATGAAGTTTATCATTAAGTTATTCCCAGAAATCACCATTAAAAGCCAGTCCGTACGCCTGCGTTTTATCAAAATCCTCACCGGTAACATTCGCAACGTACTTAAACACTACGATGAAAATCTCGCCGTGGTGCGCCACTGGGACCATATTGAAGTCCGCGCGCGCGATGAAAGCCAGCGCCCGACCATTATTGGCGAGCTGACGCGTATTCCAGGGATTCACCATATTCTGGAAGTTGAAGATCGTCCCTACACCGATGTGCACAACATCTTTGAGCAGACGCTGGAACTGAGCCGGGAACGCATTGAGGGTAAATCCTTCTGCGTACGCGTTAAGCGCCGCGGTAAGCATGAATTCAGCTCGCAGGACGTTGAACGCTACGTTGGTGGCGGCCTGAACCAGCACGTGGCTTCCGCCCGCGTGCAGCTGAATCGCCCGGACGTGACGGTTAACCTGGAAATTGAAGACGACCGCCTGCTGCTGATCACCGGCCGCTTTGAAGGTATCGGTGGCTTCCCGATTGGAACGCAGGAAGATGTGCTGTCGCTGATCTCCGGTGGGTTCGACTCCGGCGTTTCCAGCTACATGCTGATGCGTCGCGGCTGCCGCGTTCACTACTGCTTCTTCAATCTGGGCGGTGCCGCCCATGAGATCGGCGTGCGCCAGGTCGCCCACTATCTGTGGAAACGCTACGGCAGTTCGCATCGCGTGCGCTTTGTGGCTATCAACTTTGAGCCGGTGGTCGGTGAGATCCTGGAAAAAGTGGACGATGGCCAGATGGGCGTGGTGCTGAAGCGCATGATGGTGCGTGCGGCGTCGAAAGTGGCCGAGCGCTACGGCGTGCAGGCGCTGGTCACCGGCGAAGCGCTGGGGCAGGTTTCCAGCCAGACGCTGACCAACCTGCGTTTAATTGATAACGCCAGCGATACCCTGATCCTGCGCCCGCTGATTTCGCACGATAAAGAGCACATCATTAATCTGGCGCGTGAGATTGGGACGGAAGACTTTGCCCGCACCATGCCGGAATACTGTGGCGTGATCTCAAAAAGCCCGACGGTAAAAGCGGTGAAGGCGAAAATTGAAGCGGAAGAGCAGAACTTCGATTTTGCTATCCTCGACCGCATGGTGGAAGAGGCGACGAACGTCGATATCCGTCAGATCGCCGAGAAAACTGAAGAGGAAGTGGTGGAAGTGGAAACCGTCGCGTCGTTGGGTGCCAATGACGCGGTGCTGGATATTCGCTCCAACGACGAGCAGGATGCCCGTCCGCTTGAGGTAGAAGGCGTGGAGGTGAAATCCCTGCCGTTCTATAAGCTGGGTACTCAGTTTGGCGATCTCGACCAGTCTAAAACCTGGCTGCTGTACTGCGAGCGTGGCGTGATGAGCCGTCTGCAGGCGCTGTATCTGCACGAACAGGGCTTCACCAACGTTAAGATCTATCGTCCTTAA
- the yajL gene encoding protein deglycase YajL, translating to MTANASVLVCLAPGSEETEAVTTIDLLVRAGIRVVTASVAENGEREIICSRGVRLLADAPLVQVADDEFDAIVLPGGLKGAECFRDSPLLVEAVRQFHLSGRIVAAMCAAPGTVLIPHDLFPVGNMTGFPGLKETIPEGKWMDRRVVWDRRVNLLTSQAPGTTIDFALKLIDLLVGKDKAREVGEQMVLAAGIYDYKD from the coding sequence ATGACCGCGAACGCATCGGTGCTGGTTTGCCTGGCACCTGGGAGTGAAGAAACCGAAGCCGTCACCACCATCGATCTGCTGGTGCGTGCCGGTATCCGCGTCGTCACCGCCAGCGTGGCCGAAAATGGCGAGCGTGAAATTATCTGTTCGCGCGGGGTGCGGCTGCTGGCCGATGCACCACTGGTGCAGGTGGCCGACGACGAATTTGACGCGATCGTTCTGCCCGGGGGCTTAAAAGGCGCCGAGTGTTTTCGCGACAGTCCGCTGCTGGTGGAAGCCGTGCGGCAGTTTCACCTTTCCGGCCGCATCGTGGCCGCCATGTGCGCTGCACCCGGCACCGTACTGATCCCGCACGACCTGTTTCCGGTAGGTAATATGACCGGCTTCCCGGGGCTGAAAGAGACCATTCCCGAAGGAAAGTGGATGGATCGCCGGGTGGTCTGGGATCGAAGAGTGAATCTGCTGACCAGCCAGGCTCCGGGCACAACGATTGATTTCGCCCTCAAGCTGATTGATTTACTGGTGGGTAAAGATAAAGCGCGTGAAGTTGGCGAACAGATGGTGCTGGCGGCAGGTATTTACGACTATAAGGATTAA
- the panE gene encoding 2-dehydropantoate 2-reductase: MKITVLGCGALGQIWLAALEQQGHEVQGWLRVPQPYCSVNVIDLHGNTVNKTLTANDPTFLAKSDLLLVTLKAWQVSEAVKNLQFILPEHCPVLLLHNGMGTLDELKTLRQPLLRGVTTHAARHDGTVIVHVASGITHVGPISPAAVAMSDLAETLHAALPDVAWHNNVASAAWQKLAVNCVINPLTVFYDCTNGELAEHREEIDVLSNEVATVMEREGQHISREWLIDYVMDVIRTTAGNTSSMLQDIRAQRRTEIDYINGYVIRRARAQGLVTPENNRLFEFIKRKEQDYDRERIGAGLPGTWE; the protein is encoded by the coding sequence ATGAAAATTACCGTACTGGGTTGCGGAGCTTTAGGGCAGATCTGGCTTGCTGCTCTTGAACAACAGGGACATGAGGTTCAGGGCTGGCTGCGGGTTCCCCAGCCTTACTGCTCGGTAAACGTGATTGATTTACACGGCAACACGGTCAATAAAACGCTGACCGCTAACGATCCCACCTTCCTCGCCAAAAGCGATCTGCTTTTGGTTACGCTCAAGGCGTGGCAGGTATCTGAAGCCGTTAAGAACCTGCAGTTTATCCTGCCGGAACACTGCCCGGTGCTGCTGCTGCACAACGGTATGGGTACGCTTGATGAACTGAAAACGCTGCGCCAGCCGCTCCTGCGCGGTGTCACCACCCACGCCGCCAGACATGACGGCACGGTGATCGTCCACGTTGCCTCCGGGATCACCCACGTTGGCCCGATCTCCCCTGCCGCCGTGGCGATGAGCGATCTGGCGGAAACGCTGCACGCCGCACTGCCGGATGTCGCCTGGCACAATAATGTCGCCTCAGCGGCGTGGCAGAAACTGGCCGTGAACTGCGTGATTAATCCGCTGACCGTATTCTACGACTGTACCAACGGTGAACTGGCGGAGCACCGTGAAGAGATTGACGTGCTCAGCAACGAAGTGGCCACCGTGATGGAACGTGAGGGCCAGCATATTTCTCGTGAATGGCTGATCGACTATGTGATGGATGTTATCCGCACTACCGCCGGCAACACCTCCTCCATGCTGCAGGATATCCGCGCCCAGCGCCGTACGGAAATCGACTACATCAACGGCTACGTCATCCGTCGCGCCCGCGCGCAGGGGCTCGTAACCCCGGAGAACAACCGTCTTTTTGAATTTATTAAGCGTAAGGAACAAGATTATGACCGCGAACGCATCGGTGCTGGTTTGCCTGGCACCTGGGAGTGA
- a CDS encoding YajQ family cyclic di-GMP-binding protein, producing MPSFDIVSEIDMQEVRNAVENANREIATRFDFRNVQASFELNEKNESIKVASESDFQVKQLLDILQEKLLKRGIENAALDVPDEIEHSGKNWSVDAKMKKGIESDVAKKLVKLIKDSKLKVQTQIQGDEVRVTGKSRDDLQGAMALVRKGELGQPFQFKNFRD from the coding sequence ATGCCATCTTTCGATATCGTTTCCGAAATTGACATGCAGGAAGTGCGTAATGCCGTTGAAAATGCCAACCGCGAAATCGCCACCCGCTTTGATTTTCGTAACGTCCAGGCCAGCTTTGAGCTGAACGAGAAGAACGAGTCCATTAAGGTTGCCAGCGAGTCAGATTTCCAGGTGAAACAGCTGCTGGATATCCTGCAGGAAAAACTGCTGAAGCGCGGCATCGAAAATGCGGCGCTTGACGTGCCGGATGAAATCGAGCACAGCGGTAAAAACTGGAGCGTTGATGCCAAAATGAAAAAGGGCATTGAGAGCGACGTAGCGAAGAAGCTGGTGAAGCTGATTAAAGACAGCAAGCTGAAGGTTCAGACTCAGATCCAGGGCGATGAAGTGCGCGTGACCGGCAAGTCTCGCGATGACCTGCAGGGCGCAATGGCGCTGGTACGCAAGGGTGAACTGGGCCAACCGTTCCAGTTTAAAAACTTCCGCGACTGA
- a CDS encoding MFS transporter, producing MNDNKMTPVELRATWGLGTVFSLRMLGMFMVLPVLTTYGMALQGASEALIGLAIGIYGLAQAVFQIPFGLLSDRIGRKPLIVGGLLIFVLGSVIAALTTSIWGVILGRALQGSGAIAAAVMALLSDLTREQNRTKAMAFIGISFGITFAIAMVLGPIITNALGLHALFWMIAVLATLGIVITLLVVPSTSSHVLNRESGMVKGSFRDVLANSRLVKLNFGILCLHILLMSSFVALPGQFERAGLPAAEHWKVYLVTMLVAFVSVVPFIIYAEVKRRMKRVFIFCVALMLVAEVVLWLAGGHFWTLVIGVQLFFVGFNLMEAILPSLVSKESPPGFKGTAMGLYSTSQFIGVAIGGSMGGWVFGHFDAQSVFVVGAVIAAIWLVVSMTMQEPPYVSSLRITLDACTLDKIELERKLKTEPGVTAVFIVPEEQSAYVKIDSKVTSRATLEKLIASAA from the coding sequence ATGAACGATAATAAAATGACCCCGGTCGAGCTTCGTGCTACCTGGGGCCTGGGGACGGTTTTTTCCCTGCGTATGCTGGGTATGTTTATGGTGTTACCGGTTCTCACCACCTACGGCATGGCTTTGCAGGGTGCCAGCGAGGCGCTAATCGGGCTGGCCATCGGCATTTACGGTTTAGCTCAGGCCGTGTTTCAGATCCCCTTCGGTCTGCTTTCCGATCGCATTGGACGCAAACCGTTAATCGTTGGCGGATTGCTTATCTTTGTTCTGGGCAGCGTGATTGCCGCCCTGACGACGTCTATCTGGGGTGTGATCCTCGGGCGTGCGCTACAGGGCTCCGGCGCGATAGCCGCCGCGGTGATGGCACTGCTTTCCGATTTAACGCGTGAACAGAACCGAACGAAAGCCATGGCCTTTATCGGCATCAGCTTTGGTATTACCTTCGCCATCGCCATGGTGCTCGGCCCTATCATTACTAACGCGTTAGGCCTGCATGCGCTGTTCTGGATGATCGCCGTGCTGGCAACGCTGGGGATTGTTATCACCCTACTGGTGGTGCCTTCAACCTCAAGCCACGTGCTCAACCGCGAATCGGGCATGGTAAAAGGCAGCTTCCGCGATGTGCTGGCAAACAGCCGTCTGGTAAAACTGAACTTCGGCATTCTCTGCCTGCATATTTTACTGATGTCGAGCTTCGTCGCCCTGCCGGGCCAGTTCGAACGGGCAGGCTTGCCGGCCGCCGAACACTGGAAAGTGTACCTGGTGACCATGCTTGTCGCCTTCGTCAGCGTGGTGCCCTTTATCATTTATGCCGAAGTGAAACGCCGGATGAAGCGCGTGTTTATCTTCTGCGTGGCGCTGATGCTGGTGGCAGAGGTTGTCCTCTGGCTGGCTGGCGGCCATTTCTGGACGCTGGTTATCGGCGTGCAGCTGTTCTTTGTCGGCTTTAACCTGATGGAAGCCATTCTGCCGTCGCTGGTCAGCAAAGAGTCTCCTCCCGGTTTCAAAGGCACCGCCATGGGGCTTTACTCAACCAGCCAGTTTATCGGCGTGGCAATCGGTGGCAGCATGGGGGGATGGGTGTTCGGACACTTTGACGCGCAGAGTGTGTTTGTGGTGGGCGCGGTTATCGCCGCTATCTGGCTGGTGGTCAGCATGACGATGCAGGAACCGCCTTACGTCAGCAGCCTGCGTATTACGCTGGACGCCTGCACATTAGATAAAATTGAACTGGAGCGGAAGCTCAAAACGGAGCCGGGCGTCACGGCGGTGTTTATCGTACCGGAAGAGCAAAGTGCCTACGTGAAAATCGACAGCAAGGTCACCAGCCGCGCCACGCTGGAAAAGCTGATAGCTTCAGCGGCGTAA
- the cyoE gene encoding heme o synthase has translation MIKRYLQVTKPGIIFGNLISVIGGFLLASKGSIDYALFLFTLVGVSLVVASGCVYNNYIDRDIDKKMERTKNRVMVKGLISPKLSLVYATVLGIAGFAMLYFGANPLAMWLAVMGFVVYVGVYSLYMKRNSVYGTLIGSLSGAAPPVIGYCAVSNQFDAGALILLAIFSLWQMPHSYAIAIFRFKDYQAANIPVLPVVKGISVAKNHITLYILAFMIATLMLTLGGYAGYKYLVVAAAVSVWWLGMALSGYKTSNDRVWARKLFVFSIVAITALSVMMSVDFMTPASKDLLTYVW, from the coding sequence ATGATTAAGCGATACCTGCAAGTAACAAAACCAGGGATTATTTTCGGAAATTTAATTTCTGTTATTGGCGGATTCCTGCTGGCTTCTAAAGGCAGCATTGATTACGCCCTGTTTCTCTTCACCCTTGTCGGCGTTTCGCTGGTTGTGGCATCGGGTTGTGTTTATAACAACTACATCGACCGCGACATCGACAAAAAGATGGAGAGAACCAAGAATCGGGTGATGGTCAAAGGCCTCATCTCTCCGAAACTGAGCCTGGTTTATGCGACCGTTTTAGGTATTGCTGGCTTTGCGATGCTGTATTTCGGAGCAAATCCGCTGGCCATGTGGCTGGCGGTGATGGGTTTCGTGGTTTATGTCGGCGTTTACAGCCTGTACATGAAGCGCAACTCCGTCTACGGCACCCTGATTGGCAGCCTGTCCGGTGCGGCACCTCCGGTGATCGGCTACTGTGCGGTTTCCAATCAGTTCGATGCCGGTGCGTTGATCCTGCTGGCTATCTTTAGCCTGTGGCAGATGCCGCATTCCTATGCGATTGCCATCTTCCGCTTTAAAGATTACCAGGCGGCCAACATTCCGGTACTGCCGGTAGTGAAAGGCATCTCGGTGGCGAAGAATCATATTACGCTGTATATCCTGGCGTTTATGATCGCAACCCTGATGCTGACGCTGGGTGGCTATGCCGGGTATAAATACCTGGTCGTCGCTGCGGCGGTCAGCGTCTGGTGGTTGGGTATGGCACTGTCAGGTTACAAAACCTCAAACGACCGCGTTTGGGCACGTAAACTGTTCGTGTTTTCTATCGTTGCCATCACCGCGCTGAGCGTGATGATGTCAGTCGATTTCATGACTCCAGCCTCTAAAGATCTGCTGACTTACGTCTGGTAA
- a CDS encoding cytochrome o ubiquinol oxidase subunit IV codes for MSHSVNEHGGASHGSVKSYMIGFILSIILTGIPFWMVMDGGASKAVTLSVVLVCAVVQLLVHLVYFLHLDSKSEGGWNMVAIVFAAIIILIVVVGSLWIMWNLNYNMMTH; via the coding sequence ATGAGTCATTCTGTAAACGAACATGGCGGCGCGTCTCACGGTAGCGTGAAGTCATACATGATCGGCTTTATCCTGTCGATCATTCTGACCGGTATCCCGTTCTGGATGGTCATGGACGGCGGGGCATCTAAAGCGGTTACGCTTTCGGTTGTTCTGGTGTGTGCGGTTGTTCAGCTGCTGGTTCACCTGGTGTACTTCCTGCACCTGGACAGCAAGTCCGAGGGCGGCTGGAATATGGTTGCTATCGTCTTCGCGGCGATCATCATCCTGATTGTTGTTGTCGGCTCTCTCTGGATCATGTGGAACCTCAACTACAACATGATGACCCACTAA
- a CDS encoding cytochrome o ubiquinol oxidase subunit III, producing the protein MSTETLTKHHDDAHGDHGHHDAGANKIFGFWIYLMSDCIIFATLFATYGVMVNNTAGGPAGKDIFELPFVLVETALLLLSSITYGFAVINMNKGQKGAVLGWLFMTFLFGVGFIGMEIYEFHHLIKEGFGPDRSGFLSAFFTLVGTHGLHVTSGLIWMLVLMFQVSKRGLNDTNRARIMCLSLFWHFLDVVWICVFTIVYLMGAM; encoded by the coding sequence ATGTCAACTGAAACTCTGACTAAACACCACGACGACGCCCATGGGGACCATGGGCATCACGATGCGGGAGCCAATAAGATCTTTGGCTTCTGGATCTACCTGATGAGCGACTGCATCATCTTCGCAACCCTGTTTGCGACGTATGGTGTGATGGTTAACAACACCGCCGGTGGCCCTGCAGGCAAAGATATCTTTGAACTGCCGTTCGTACTGGTTGAAACCGCCCTGCTTCTGTTGAGCTCCATTACCTATGGTTTTGCAGTCATCAACATGAACAAAGGTCAGAAAGGCGCCGTACTCGGCTGGCTGTTCATGACCTTCCTGTTCGGTGTGGGCTTCATCGGGATGGAAATCTATGAATTCCATCACCTGATCAAAGAGGGCTTCGGCCCGGATCGTAGTGGCTTCCTGTCGGCATTCTTCACGCTGGTAGGCACCCACGGTCTGCACGTGACCTCTGGCCTGATCTGGATGCTGGTGCTGATGTTCCAGGTTTCCAAACGTGGCCTGAACGATACTAACCGCGCACGTATCATGTGTCTGAGCCTGTTCTGGCACTTCCTGGACGTGGTTTGGATCTGCGTGTTCACCATTGTTTACCTGATGGGAGCCATGTAA